In a genomic window of bacterium CG_4_10_14_0_2_um_filter_33_32:
- a CDS encoding DNA primase: MNELEDIKTRIDIVDLISSYINVKKAGRNYKAVCPFHKEKTPSFMISPDKQIWHCFGCQKGGDVFSFIMEMEGLDFGGALRFLAKKAGVNLTSVKIIESGLNKKSLLFELNNLAASYYHRFLEESPEAQIARDYLIERKVDKATIIEFRLGYAPKSFSKLVNFLQSKGYKSDDIVKAGLAVKKNRGDIADRFYGRLMFPIINPAGAALGFTARILTDEKVAKYINTPETEIYEKSKVLFGLDKAKREILEKKWVSLVEGNMDVVSSWQNGVKNVVASSGTALTRDQIKIIKRYTSNIIFALDKDDAGSEALKRGIFLALEEGANIKIADLGEFKDPDEMIKADNLSWKKSLKESKPCLDFYFDKLFGKISKSEQDVTFKKKVASEILPFLKRMQNSIEASYYIQTLASKIQVPESSIIEALKKIKLEKHNEPRKTQGKVVKKTAEKITTEALLGLLLSFPVTLEEFISLLEDEDFQNQDRQLFHALKQIFEKNRNFNLKDINDEELKPYASILMFITEEGYKDADNDEIFKEAKFCYKRLKEFKITVLKEELRFRIKEEESKNSDNLHNLMKEFQEILEKEKEIKEF, encoded by the coding sequence ATGAACGAATTAGAAGACATAAAAACAAGAATAGATATCGTTGATTTAATTTCAAGTTATATCAATGTTAAAAAAGCCGGTAGAAATTATAAAGCCGTTTGTCCTTTTCATAAAGAAAAAACTCCTTCTTTTATGATTAGTCCCGATAAACAAATTTGGCATTGTTTTGGATGTCAAAAGGGTGGAGATGTTTTTAGTTTTATTATGGAGATGGAAGGTTTGGATTTTGGAGGCGCTTTAAGATTTTTAGCAAAAAAAGCAGGAGTTAATCTTACTTCAGTTAAAATAATTGAATCTGGATTAAACAAAAAGAGTCTTTTATTTGAACTTAATAATCTGGCCGCTTCTTATTATCATAGATTCTTGGAAGAATCCCCAGAGGCTCAAATCGCCAGAGATTATCTGATTGAAAGAAAAGTTGATAAAGCAACGATCATAGAATTTCGTTTAGGGTATGCTCCCAAAAGTTTTTCCAAGCTGGTAAATTTTTTGCAAAGTAAAGGGTATAAATCAGATGATATAGTGAAAGCAGGTCTCGCGGTTAAAAAGAATAGAGGCGATATAGCAGATAGATTTTACGGAAGATTGATGTTTCCGATAATTAATCCTGCTGGTGCTGCCTTAGGTTTTACGGCCAGAATACTAACTGATGAAAAAGTTGCTAAATATATAAATACACCCGAAACTGAAATATACGAGAAATCAAAAGTCCTTTTTGGTTTGGATAAAGCAAAAAGAGAAATATTAGAAAAAAAATGGGTGAGTTTAGTCGAAGGTAATATGGATGTTGTATCTTCTTGGCAGAACGGTGTAAAAAATGTTGTTGCTTCTTCCGGTACGGCGTTAACCAGAGATCAAATTAAAATTATAAAGAGATATACTTCTAATATAATTTTTGCGCTTGATAAAGATGATGCTGGAAGTGAAGCATTAAAAAGAGGAATTTTTCTCGCTTTAGAGGAAGGGGCTAATATAAAAATTGCAGATTTAGGTGAGTTTAAAGATCCTGATGAAATGATAAAAGCAGATAATTTGTCATGGAAGAAATCTTTAAAAGAGTCAAAACCTTGTCTGGATTTTTATTTTGATAAATTATTTGGTAAAATAAGTAAATCAGAGCAAGATGTCACTTTTAAGAAAAAAGTAGCTTCGGAAATTCTGCCCTTTTTAAAGAGGATGCAAAATTCCATAGAGGCATCTTATTACATTCAAACATTAGCAAGCAAAATTCAAGTTCCTGAATCTTCCATTATCGAAGCTTTAAAAAAGATAAAACTTGAAAAACACAACGAGCCCAGAAAGACTCAGGGAAAGGTGGTTAAAAAAACCGCTGAAAAAATAACTACAGAGGCCTTATTGGGGTTATTATTATCTTTTCCCGTGACGTTAGAAGAGTTTATATCTTTACTTGAAGATGAAGATTTTCAAAATCAAGACAGGCAATTGTTTCATGCATTGAAACAGATTTTTGAGAAGAATAGAAACTTTAACCTTAAAGACATAAATGACGAAGAGTTAAAACCTTATGCTTCTATACTTATGTTTATTACCGAAGAAGGTTATAAAGATGCTGATAATGATGAAATTTTTAAAGAAGCAAAATTTTGTTATAAAAGATTAAAGGAATTTAAAATTACAGTATTAAAAGAAGAATTAAGATTTCGAATTAAGGAAGAAGAATCCAAAAATTCTGACAATTTGCATAATTTGATGAAAGAGTTTCAGGAGATTCTCGAAAAAGAAAAAGAAATTAAGGAGTTTTAG